The Cynocephalus volans isolate mCynVol1 chromosome 1, mCynVol1.pri, whole genome shotgun sequence region GGTGAGCCGGGCCGCAGCGGCCGCACAGAACCAAAGCACCGCGGGCGAGCGCAGCAGCCCCGAACGTCCGACCACTGGTCCCGCCGACTCCCCCGCCCCGTCCCCGCGATGCGGCCCGGCCTGTGAGCAGCCGGAGACCCTGGGACGCTCCTCTACACAACTACCTCAGCGCCGCCACTGGCCGCCGCGCCACGCCCGCCCCCAGGTGAGTCCCGACCAGCTTTGGCCGGAGGGGGCTCCCTGCGCCCCCGGGCACGCCCTGCGCCCCCGCTCTCAGGCCTTTGTCTGTCTCCGCCAGCGGCCGCTGAGGCTGCATTCCCGGCTCCCGATTGGTTGCCACACGCCTGGTAGAACATGACGTCGCTCTATTTGCATATGACATTGAAACGTCACCAAGGCCGGCCCcgcccccctctccctccccccggCCGGTTGTCCTCCGGTGACCCGGTGGACGCTGTGTCGGGGCTGGGCCGTTGGGTGAAGTTCGCTGAAAGGCAAGCGGGGCCAGAGGGGGCTCGGCGGTTTCCTGGGCTGATCCAAAGGCTGGGGTCAGGCCTCTGATCTCCTACTTTTTCCTTGCGACCCGAGAAGGGGTAGGACGACGCTGCTGGGTCTAGGATGAGGGGGTTGTCAGGAGTTTAGGGCGGCTTGGGACTACAGATCGCTGGGGCAGCACCAGATGGTGGTGGAATCCCTTCCCTCCGGGTCCAACCTCCGCCCCCCAGGGACTAACATAACATCCTCCTAATCCCTGACTTGTATGTAGCGCCTTAACTGACGTCACTCCCTGCCCCCAAATGAGGGGTCTTAGACCCCATTTCACgggaggggagactgaggcccagaaaggagaAGTAGCTTACTCGAGGTCACGCGGCCAATTAGAGTCATGCTCACTGAGTGACAGATGTATTAGCTATTGGCATAAACAGAGCAGGAGATCAATACAAGTAACAAGATACACATCCTCCTTCTACTGGGAACTCTATCTTGGGCTCAACACCAAACCGATTTAATAGGGCTCCTAAGTCTCCTCATTTCACCTTTTTCCAGGGGGGTCTCTGAAGATTCAGTCCCCTTTTGTGGCCCTGACCCCCTTTGTCCTCACTCTGTACTTTTGAGTCCCAGAGCCCAATAAAatctgctgcctcccagctgttttGACCACAGAAGGGTGAGTCATTGGCTGCCTCAGGGTATCTCCAGGGCTGATGGTGTGGTGGGGTGAGGGTTCCCTCTGTTGGCCCTTTATCACCTCCCCAACTCCCAGGGTTATCAGCTAGAAGGGACATGATTTGGCCTAGTGCTGGTGATTGCAAGAGTTGTGCTGCCCCCTCTCTGCTCACAGAGAAGGGTAGGAGCAGGAGAGCTTCTGACTTTCCAAGTGGATGGGCCTAAAGGCTGGACCAGGAGCCCCATTGCAGCCCCTGGGTTTGCTCAAGGATGGCCTGGGGTAGTGGTAGTGAAGGGATCAAATGCTATTCTGGGCACAGCTGCTGTAGTTATTAAAGGGAATAGTTCTCCCTGGAGCAGAGCTGGGAATGTGAGAACCAGGAAGCTGGCAAGTCCAGGAAAGAAAATCTGGGAGGCTCCCCAGTGGTCAGGAGAGGGGGCAGGCACTGTCTGGCTGGTGCTGCCGCCActtgttgtgtgaccttgggcagggaGCTTCTCCCCTGAGCCTCCCTTACCTAAATCTATCTGTAATTTGAGGAAGCCCAAAGCAGTCTCTGGTACACAGTGGGTGATCTGGTAGCTGCATGTTGAATCCTGGTTTCAGGAACCCCAGACCCTTTCATAGCTGGGCAGAAGGGCAGTGACAGCATCAAAGTCTGTTTGACCTGCTTGTACCCCTGACATCATTATATTCTTGGAGATTGTTTGCTGAGGTTTTCCTGACTGTACACTCTGGACTCAATGATCTGGGGCTATGCCTGCCAGTATCTAGTTGTATGTCTTTGGATAGACTAATGTCCTCTCTCTTATCCTCAGGTTGTAAAATGGGGTGGGTGAATATGATGGTCCCTGAAACAGCTCTTCCATTTCATCTTCTCAATGAAGTAGTAGGTTTTTGGAAGGAGGGTGTACCTCATCAAGGCCGCAATATTCTCTTCCTTCAGAAGGAGCCAAACTTTATGGATTTTTGGTAACTGAGCCACTAACTCCCTGTAGCTACAGATGGGCTGGGATATGCGGGTTGTGTGGGGCAGACACTAGTTGGGGGTGGCTCAACCTTCACAACCCCTGTagatcccccacccccatcccaccgTGGAAACCAGCACCCAGGGAGCACTTCCTCTGGAGCCCACTGTGGGTCTGCAAATGTGGAAATAGTCTTTGGCACTGGTGATTCTGTGGCAAGTGTGAAAACATTCCCAGGGAATGCAGGAGGTAGCAGCAAGCATGGGAATACCCCAGCTGGGTTAGCAGTGAGAGTAGAAATACCTTCAGGGAGTGGAAGCATGGACATCCCCCCAGGAAGTTCTACAGGAAGTATGGAAACACCCCTAGAGGATGGTGACAAGTGGCTCTGCAGCAAAACTGCTGACCGTCTTTAAGGGACAGGTATGGAGGGCTAGGCTTTGGGGATATCCCGGGGGCCTGGCCAGCAGCTCCCATCCAAGAGTTAGTCCTGAGGTGGGCTGGAATGGGGAGAGGGGCAGATCTACCGCCACCACCTTGGTGTCTCCATTCCTGGAGCAGGGGGCCTCCTTCTTTGTCTTCATCCAGGGAAGGATTAGATGGGGGCTTGCTCGGGTCCTGCTCCAACCCACAGTGCTCATCCTTAAGGGATCCTGGGATCTAACAACTTACTCCTTCCATCATCACCTTCCACTGACCTACTGTCTCACTGGGGCCAGGCAACCTGATCTTCCTCCAAACCAGGGATGCTGCCTTTGAGCAGGAGCCTGGGAAAAGGGGGTTAGAGGGGGGAGGACCTGCCAGAATAGGATCATCATAACTCATCTGACAGACACAACTGAGGCTTACCGAATCACATGATGAGATGATAGCAGTTCTGTGGGATTTCTGCTAGCCAGAGCTTTTCAAACTACACAAGCCCTAGTAGTGGCTCTTAATCTTTGGGACTGCTGTTTAGGAAATCATGATGAAAATCAAGATCTTTCTTCCCAGAAAAATACACATGGTCCCTGACCACCAAGTCAAAAATGCCTAATTCAGACAGAGACCCAGCAAAGTCAGTGGAGTATGGTGTTTATGGGTGCTTGCCTTTGGAATCTGACTGCATAGGATCAAATCCCACCTCTGTTTCTTACTATCatgagactttgggcaagttacctttTTCTCTGAGCCGTACTTCTCagttttttcacctgtaaaagaGGGATAGTAATTATATTCACTTCCTatagttgttttgaggattacatGAGGTAATATAGGTAAAGCTGCttagtatagtgcctggcacatggatgTTAGCTATGTTATTATGATGATAATAAACAGTCACAATATGGACAATTCATTTCCTTGCCTGTAGAATTCCTATTTAGTCTTCAAGGTCCAGCTTGGATGTCCAATTCTCTGGAGACCTTTCCTGACAGAGCCTGGTCAGATGTAATACTCTTTCCCTGTCCCTAAAACACCCTATAATAATAACTAGTTTATtagtttattgagtgcttactatgtgcccaggtactgttctaagcactctgAGTTTAGCTGACTTAATTTTTATTAGAGCCCAGAGGAGGATACTACTATTATGAGCTCCTTTAAGTCTTATAAGGGCCCAGAGGAGCGTACCATTGTTGTCATTTGACAGATGTGAAAACTAAGGTACAGATAAGTTAAATAACTTCCTAAGGTTATACAGAAGATAGAAAAGTGTGGATCTGAGTGCAGAAAGCTTCCCCATACATCCCTGTTTTACTCTTACCACTattctgggggctgggggtgatATCGCCTGCCCTCTGTCCAGGGCCAGGAGTGGGGCGGGCTTGTCAGTAGTAGCTCTTGACATCTCGCTACGATTCCCAGGTTTTTGCACTGCCGTAGGGCGCCCCCGTGAGGCCGCTTCACTCTCCCAACATGTTCCAGCGCCTCGCCAGCCTCTTCTTCAGCAACCCCCCGCCCCCCGAAGACACCGATTGCTCCCACGCCTTCGTCTCGGAGGAAGATGACGTGGACGGCTGGCTCATCATTGATCTGCCGGGTGAGGACTGGGTTGGGGGTCAGCACTCTGACTCCTGGGCCTGTGAAGTCATCGTAAGGGCAGGTGGCTGAGCAGTGCAGGAGAAGGGAGCTGCTAAGGGATTGGGGAGTTCGCCCAAGCCTACTGGCAAACTGGGGCTGAGGCAGTGACACTGGAGGTGGGTAACAGAGTCCCTTCCCATGCAAGCCTGGACCATCTGCTAGCGGCGCAGTGTTGGGGTCCACACCTCAGGTTCCCTAAGACAGCAGGTCAAGACTCCTGGCCCGTGGGTGCCCCGTGCGCGGCGGGCGGGACTGCGGGTCTGACTAACGATGCCCTTTCTCTTCCCGCCCCACTGTGTccggtgtgtgtgtgtccttcccTGCTGCTCCCCCCTCCCCGCATGGCTCCCCCTCCCGCGCCCCGTAGACAGCTACGCGGCTCCACCCAGCCCTGGGGCCGCCCCTGCCCCCGCAGGCCGCCCTCCGCCCGCGCCCTCCTTGATGGACGAGAGCTGGTTTGTTACCCCTCCCGCCTGTTTTACTGCAGAGGGGCCCGGACTCGGGCCCACCCGCCTCCAGAGCAGCCCCCTGGAGGACCTCCTCATCGAGCACCCCAGCATGTCCGTTTACGTCACCGGCAGCACCATAGTGCTGGAGCCTGGGCCCCCTTCCCCGCACCCGGACGCTGCTCTGCCGGACGGCGACCTTAGCGACGGGTGAGCGGGCCGGAGGCTGAGACTGGAGACCTAGTGAGACAATCTTGGAGGCAAGGGTCCAGGGCAGGAGGCTAGGGGAGAACTGGCCGGAGCCCCACTGGCACTTGAGGGGGCGGGGGCTCGGGAGGCGTGTCTTTTAGGCAAAGGGCGGGGCCTGTGGGCGAGGCTATAAGGGGGCGGGGCTTTCAGATGGGGAGAGGCGTCGCTTGGTGGCTTAGGAGAGACGTGGCTAAGACGCTTGGGCTGGTTTTGGAGGAGCGAGTGGCAAGGCAAGAGCGCCGAAGGGGTGGGGCTTTTAGGGGCTTGTACAGAAGGCAAGGGCGGAACTAGGGGTTGGGGGCGAGCCTTCCCCGGGGTCCGGTTTATCTGTCACGGCTAGAACCTAGGAGGCATCTCCAGGTTGGCTTGGGGGAAAGGTTGGTACCCATAAGGAAGTTGTCAGGCGCCACACTGAGCAGAGACGTCACTGCTTCAAGGCAAAGGAGCGGTCTTCCCACTCCCCATCCCGGTCCTAACAGAGTCCCGCTCTGTACCCGCAGAGAGTTGGTGCCCCCCCACCGCGAGCCCCGGGCCCTGCACCACGCCGCTGCTCCTCTGCCGGTGAGGGCCGTgctgctggagaaggcaggccaGGTGCGGCGGCTGCAGCGGGCCCGGCAGCGGGCTGAGCGCCGCGCGCTGGGCGCCAAGGTGTTGCAACGGCAGAACCGCGCCCGCGAGAGCCGTCCCCGCCGGCCTAAGCACCAGGGCAGCTTCATCTACCAGCCGTGCCAGCGTCAGTTCAACTACTGAGCCTCCATCGGCCGCGCCACCGCCCCCTCGCCGGCTCCCGATCCCCTGTCGGGCCCCTAAGCCGCAACCAGTGTGCTGCTCGAGGGGCGGCCGCGGCCTGACTCGGGCTGGACCCCACAACCTCCCTCCTTCTTAAAGTGTGTGAGGTGGAGTGATAACCCTTCCTTCCCCAACTCCCTCCACTCCCCCCATCTCCGATCATCTAAtccacctctgaacccctccTGCCCCTTTTACCTTCCCTCCTTCCGGCCTCTATGCCCAGCATTTAATCCTTCATCCTCCTCCCAAACCTCCTCCTCTGTTCCCCATCCCTGTCTCTCTACTTCACCCTTGTCCTCCAGTCCTCTTCTTCTGGCCCACCCCTATTTCTGAGAGCCTCTTCCAGTCTCTGATCTGGCTCATTCCCCACCTTCAACTCCCACCTTACATGACTCACTCTATCCCATTTTTGGCATTACACTCATTCCTATTCCCTTATTCAGTCCCAGTAACTCCCTCCCAAATGGATAGGGGGAGGGGACCCTGAGCCCAGCTCTGACCAGGTACAACCTGTGCAGCCTGGGCCACTGTCCCTGCCCTCCAATAAGGGTTCAGGCTCaggtttttccttttagtatccCTCTTTCCTCTGCCCTGGGGGCTGGGCTCCTTTCAAGCTGCTTAGGCCTGGAAAGGTaaaaaagtatgtggaaagaGGACCGTGAGATGTGAGTTAGAGGGAGAAGGTGGAGGGAATCAAGGGAAAGAGGCAGCCTATTGGAGATGTAGACAGGACAGACAGATTGAGAAGCAGTAGGGAGCAGGGCACCATGGGAGCTGGCACTGTGCttgctcagagaggccaagcccTGCTCTCAGGCT contains the following coding sequences:
- the TP53INP2 gene encoding tumor protein p53-inducible nuclear protein 2 isoform X1, with amino-acid sequence MFQRLASLFFSNPPPPEDTDCSHAFVSEEDDVDGWLIIDLPDSYAAPPSPGAAPAPAGRPPPAPSLMDESWFVTPPACFTAEGPGLGPTRLQSSPLEDLLIEHPSMSVYVTGSTIVLEPGPPSPHPDAALPDGDLSDGELVPPHREPRALHHAAAPLPVRAVLLEKAGQVRRLQRARQRAERRALGAKVLQRQNRARESRPRRPKHQGSFIYQPCQRQFNY
- the TP53INP2 gene encoding tumor protein p53-inducible nuclear protein 2 isoform X2, whose translation is MFQRLASLFFSNPPPPEDTDCSHAFVSEEDDVDGWLIIDLPEGPGLGPTRLQSSPLEDLLIEHPSMSVYVTGSTIVLEPGPPSPHPDAALPDGDLSDGELVPPHREPRALHHAAAPLPVRAVLLEKAGQVRRLQRARQRAERRALGAKVLQRQNRARESRPRRPKHQGSFIYQPCQRQFNY